A part of Silvimonas soli genomic DNA contains:
- a CDS encoding LysR family transcriptional regulator, with protein sequence MNVSLRQLRVFLAVAEHRSFSRAGDVIGLTQPAVSRCIRELENEIGIKLLDRTTREVLLTAEGTGLVGEVGRLLDELETTLQAARNVGEQRRGRVRVASSPTISANLMPACVARSLKHYPQISLVLHDQVQRLTIQSVLTGEVDFGVIVDPQSADELHTETIMEDPFCLILPQTHPLARKASVHWAELDRQKLVLLDYASGSRPLIDQELARHGVSYTVVQELGHPTTVFRMLQTGIGISVMPRLALPLPESSGLTMRPLAPEVNRQIMLARRRNRSLSPAAEVVWALVRQMAKELYPG encoded by the coding sequence ATGAATGTCTCCCTGCGGCAATTGCGCGTTTTTCTGGCGGTGGCCGAACACCGCAGCTTTAGCCGGGCGGGCGATGTCATCGGCCTGACCCAACCGGCGGTGAGCCGTTGCATTCGTGAGCTGGAAAACGAAATCGGCATCAAGTTGCTGGATCGCACCACGCGTGAAGTGTTGCTCACTGCCGAAGGAACCGGGTTGGTGGGCGAAGTAGGGCGCTTGCTCGATGAGCTGGAAACCACATTGCAAGCCGCGCGCAATGTGGGCGAGCAACGCCGGGGCCGAGTGCGCGTGGCCAGCAGCCCGACTATTTCGGCCAATCTGATGCCCGCTTGTGTGGCGCGCTCGCTCAAGCACTATCCACAAATTTCGCTGGTGTTGCATGACCAGGTGCAGCGGCTGACCATCCAGAGCGTGCTGACCGGCGAGGTGGATTTTGGGGTAATTGTTGACCCGCAATCGGCCGATGAACTACACACCGAAACCATCATGGAAGACCCGTTCTGCCTGATCCTGCCGCAGACTCACCCGCTGGCGCGCAAAGCGAGCGTGCATTGGGCAGAACTGGATCGGCAAAAGCTGGTGCTGCTGGATTACGCCTCCGGCAGTCGCCCGCTCATTGACCAGGAACTGGCGCGCCATGGCGTGAGTTATACCGTGGTGCAGGAACTGGGGCACCCGACCACCGTGTTTCGCATGCTGCAAACGGGCATCGGCATTTCGGTGATGCCGAGACTGGCGCTGCCGTTGCCAGAGTCTTCAGGGTTGACCATGCGGCCACTGGCGCCAGAGGTGAACCGGCAGATCATGCTGGCGCGTCGGCGCAACCGTTCGCTCTCGCCAGCGGCCGAGGTGGTGTGGGCGCTGGTGCGGCAAATGGCCAAAGAACTGTATCCCGGATAG
- a CDS encoding bile acid:sodium symporter family protein, producing MKRPRFLPDNFTLALIATVITASFLPVQGHTAVAFGWVTNFAIGLLFFLHGAKLSREAVIAGATHWRLHAVVMLSTFVMFPLIGVMLKPLLSPLVTPDLYMGVLFLCALPSTVQSSIAFTSMARGNVPAAICSASASNLFGIFLTPVIVGLMISGTGKGGFSFDSILSIVEQLLLPFIAGQIARKWIGGWVDRNKGVLKYVDQGSILLVVYAAFSEAVVQGLWHNTPVSALCAIVVVNIALLALVLTLTTYGSRALGFNKEDEITIVFCGSKKSLASGVPIANVLFAGHAVGAIVLPLMLFHQIQLMTCAVLAQKYAQRKMAKSAEAPLAVATPK from the coding sequence ATGAAACGCCCGCGCTTTCTGCCTGATAACTTCACCCTGGCGCTGATCGCCACCGTGATCACCGCCAGCTTCTTGCCGGTGCAAGGGCACACTGCCGTGGCCTTCGGCTGGGTAACCAACTTTGCGATCGGGCTGCTGTTCTTTTTGCATGGCGCCAAGTTGTCACGCGAGGCGGTGATTGCGGGCGCCACGCACTGGCGGCTGCACGCGGTGGTTATGCTTTCCACCTTTGTGATGTTCCCGTTGATCGGGGTAATGCTCAAACCACTGTTGTCGCCGCTGGTCACGCCCGATCTGTACATGGGCGTGCTATTTCTGTGTGCGCTGCCCTCCACCGTGCAATCGTCGATTGCGTTTACCTCAATGGCGCGTGGCAATGTGCCTGCGGCCATTTGCAGCGCGTCGGCATCCAATTTGTTTGGCATTTTTCTGACGCCGGTGATTGTCGGCCTGATGATCAGCGGCACTGGTAAAGGCGGATTCTCGTTTGATTCGATCCTGAGCATTGTCGAGCAACTGCTACTGCCGTTCATTGCCGGCCAGATCGCCCGCAAATGGATAGGAGGCTGGGTTGATCGCAACAAGGGCGTGCTCAAATATGTGGATCAGGGCTCGATTTTGCTGGTGGTATACGCCGCTTTCAGCGAGGCCGTGGTGCAAGGTTTGTGGCACAACACACCGGTAAGTGCACTGTGCGCCATTGTGGTGGTCAATATCGCGCTGCTGGCCCTGGTGCTGACGCTAACCACTTATGGCAGCCGGGCGCTGGGCTTTAACAAAGAAGACGAGATCACCATTGTGTTCTGCGGCTCCAAAAAGAGCCTGGCCAGTGGCGTGCCAATTGCCAATGTCTTGTTTGCTGGTCACGCGGTAGGTGCCATCGTGTTGCCGCTAATGTTGTTCCACCAGATTCAGTTGATGACCTGCGCGGTACTGGCGCAAAAATACGCCCAGCGAAAAATGGCCAAATCAGCAGAGGCACCGCTGGCTGTGGCGACGCCAAAGTAA
- a CDS encoding sugar ABC transporter ATP-binding protein: MSLSVRFDAISKRFGPVEVLHEVSFEIAPGKVYGLLGENGAGKSTLMKILAGYETASSGEIFINGEQHSFGSSRQAEASGIVLIHQELNLAEHLTIAQNIFLGHELKRGWLLDETSMASITRQHLQQVGLDAAPDTPLRNLIVAEKQMVEIAKALSRHARLLIMDEPTATLTPSETERLFGLINKLKADGVTILYISHKLDEVERITDEIIVMRDGRFVAREHTANVSRQQMANLMVGRELSDMFPTKTPPAADAPRALRVTDLCVPGWAQDLSFEVRAGEILGFAGLVGAGRTESFEAIVGLRKRTAGQIELGGRAVAMHNPRQAMQQGLTYLSEDRKGKGLHVNMGLRENLTLMTLERYAAPFLNVGAETAALAGAVREFGIRTGDLDSKARMLSGGNQQKLALAKFLHPDPNVIVLDEPTRGVDVGAKRDIYFQIHALAASGRAVIVISSELIELIGLCHRVAVMRAGRLQATLGIEQLTEEALIAHATGTH, translated from the coding sequence ATGAGCCTCTCGGTGCGATTTGATGCCATCAGCAAACGCTTCGGCCCGGTCGAAGTGCTGCATGAAGTGAGCTTTGAAATTGCACCGGGCAAGGTGTACGGCTTGTTGGGGGAAAACGGCGCAGGCAAATCCACGCTGATGAAAATCCTCGCGGGCTATGAGACAGCCAGCAGCGGCGAGATCTTCATCAATGGCGAACAGCACAGTTTTGGCAGCTCTCGTCAGGCTGAAGCCAGCGGCATTGTGCTGATCCACCAGGAACTGAATCTGGCCGAGCACCTGACAATTGCGCAGAATATTTTCCTCGGACACGAGCTTAAACGCGGCTGGTTGCTGGATGAAACCAGCATGGCCAGCATCACTCGCCAGCATCTGCAGCAAGTCGGGCTGGATGCCGCGCCGGATACGCCACTGCGCAATCTGATCGTGGCCGAGAAACAGATGGTGGAGATTGCCAAAGCGCTCTCGCGCCACGCCCGTTTGCTGATCATGGATGAACCCACCGCCACGCTCACCCCGAGTGAGACGGAGCGCTTGTTCGGACTGATCAACAAGCTCAAGGCCGATGGCGTCACCATTTTGTATATCTCGCACAAGCTGGATGAAGTTGAACGCATTACCGACGAGATCATCGTCATGCGCGATGGCCGCTTTGTGGCGCGCGAACACACTGCCAACGTCAGCCGCCAGCAAATGGCCAATTTGATGGTCGGGCGCGAGTTGTCAGATATGTTCCCCACCAAAACCCCGCCCGCTGCCGACGCGCCACGTGCGTTGCGGGTGACTGATCTGTGCGTGCCCGGTTGGGCGCAAGACCTGAGCTTTGAAGTGCGCGCCGGGGAGATTCTGGGATTCGCCGGGCTGGTTGGCGCGGGCCGGACGGAATCATTCGAGGCCATCGTCGGGCTGCGCAAACGCACGGCGGGGCAGATTGAATTGGGTGGTCGCGCGGTGGCGATGCACAACCCGCGTCAGGCCATGCAGCAAGGGCTCACCTATCTGAGTGAAGACCGCAAAGGCAAAGGCCTGCACGTGAACATGGGCCTGCGCGAGAACCTGACGCTGATGACGCTGGAGCGTTATGCCGCGCCCTTCCTGAATGTCGGTGCGGAAACTGCCGCGCTGGCCGGAGCCGTGCGCGAGTTCGGCATCCGCACCGGCGATCTGGATAGCAAGGCCCGCATGCTCTCGGGGGGCAACCAGCAAAAGCTGGCGCTGGCCAAGTTTCTGCATCCCGACCCGAATGTGATCGTACTGGATGAACCCACGCGCGGCGTAGACGTGGGTGCCAAGCGCGATATTTACTTTCAGATTCACGCACTGGCTGCCAGTGGCCGCGCGGTGATTGTGATTTCCAGCGAGTTGATTGAATTGATTGGCCTGTGTCATCGCGTTGCCGTGATGCGCGCGGGCCGCCTGCAAGCCACGCTCGGCATCGAGCAACTGACCGAAGAGGCCTTGATCGCACATGCAACCGGCACCCACTGA
- a CDS encoding LacI family DNA-binding transcriptional regulator, protein MPRISQATSASPVSIAAVARHAGVSVATVSRVLNGQEVVKADTRDKVMASVETLGYRINELARNLRTAESRLLLTMVPDVGNPFYAEIVRGIDSVARQQGYFVLLCDTGADVGRERSYFDLLRRRRADGAICLDPDTVQHALAQEAATLPWVACCEFDPDMAVPYVGIDNRAAAFEAVQHLLARGHRRIALINSDETYLYARQRKQGWLDALSAAGITADPALSVNVQSLDYAAGNAAIRELMAQAKPPTAVFAVSDTLAIGVLAGLRSIGKRVPEDVAVVGFDDIALATQSDPPLTTIAQPMRELGETAARLLLERLANPTAQLPGVLLNHQLIVRASS, encoded by the coding sequence ATGCCGCGAATCAGCCAAGCCACCTCTGCCAGTCCAGTATCCATTGCCGCTGTCGCCCGTCACGCCGGGGTTTCGGTGGCGACGGTGTCGCGCGTGCTGAACGGGCAAGAAGTGGTCAAAGCCGATACCCGCGACAAGGTGATGGCGTCGGTGGAAACCCTGGGCTATCGCATCAACGAACTGGCGCGCAATCTGCGCACCGCCGAAAGCCGCTTGTTGCTGACCATGGTGCCGGATGTCGGCAATCCGTTTTACGCCGAGATCGTGCGCGGCATTGATAGCGTGGCGCGGCAGCAGGGTTACTTTGTTTTGCTGTGCGATACCGGCGCGGATGTCGGGCGCGAACGCAGTTATTTTGATCTGCTCCGCCGCCGCCGCGCCGACGGAGCCATCTGCCTTGACCCGGACACCGTGCAGCACGCGCTGGCGCAAGAAGCGGCCACGCTGCCGTGGGTAGCGTGCTGCGAGTTTGATCCGGATATGGCCGTGCCCTATGTCGGCATTGATAACCGCGCCGCCGCGTTCGAGGCCGTGCAACATTTGCTGGCACGCGGGCACCGGCGCATTGCGCTGATCAACTCGGATGAAACATATCTCTATGCCCGGCAGCGCAAACAAGGCTGGCTGGATGCGCTGAGTGCAGCCGGAATCACCGCTGATCCGGCCCTGAGCGTGAACGTGCAAAGCCTGGATTACGCGGCGGGTAACGCGGCCATTCGTGAGCTTATGGCGCAAGCAAAGCCGCCGACCGCCGTGTTTGCGGTGTCGGATACCTTGGCGATTGGCGTGCTGGCCGGTTTGCGCAGCATAGGAAAACGGGTGCCGGAAGACGTGGCCGTGGTGGGGTTTGACGATATTGCCCTGGCCACGCAAAGCGACCCGCCACTCACCACCATCGCCCAGCCCATGCGTGAACTGGGCGAAACCGCCGCGCGTTTGTTGCTGGAACGGCTGGCAAACCCGACAGCGCAATTGCCCGGCGTGCTGTTAAACCACCAACTGATCGTGAGAGCGAGTAGCTGA